A genomic region of Rhipicephalus sanguineus isolate Rsan-2018 chromosome 1, BIME_Rsan_1.4, whole genome shotgun sequence contains the following coding sequences:
- the LOC125757125 gene encoding cullin-3-like, whose amino-acid sequence MAWLSSKKDAKIVGVLKSAQREDDRRNNDLWLALRTAFDEIQEKKSTSQSFNKLYANAYAMVTRNEGERLYRGLCKAVTDHLTTKVRPLVLAKVGDGFLQTLNKAWEDHQTSMALINDIVKYMDRVYAPQSNADSVKKMGMLLFRDEVARYADVRDHLRETMLGLVKTEREGKPVDRLSLKKTCEMLLVLGLNSRSVYEEDFEKPFLAESARFYALRGQHYIKTKQVFEYIAQVEQHISEESERAKQCLDASTVVPIVQVVKKELIGKYMKAIADIEDSGFERMLKNRMTENLAQLLRLVKYVQGDVDTLLDCINKHLRSQGGFIGNEQEDSASLIPKVMNLGDRFDHFLERSFNGDQLAKQTIATDFEYVLSLASDTRKLPMHRSAFVDGMMRQGIRNMTKQEIEELLDKVIETFRSMQEKELCKCYYKQHLAKRLLFNKSASDEAKRTMVAKLRSECGYLFSSRIEAMLNDRRISNDMMQQFKEAYGNDLDGVDINVHVLKTSFWHAAMQHFRRLMECFTNIETVLSGEERRPTTHPTATARLGAHERRLLQAGKEGAIYVPYGMQIDRRASVKNLHPRGDDVPDVRVDTFQRTRRDIARRHCLRDERPQNKPGSCTEFAQHGQSLRDGSYQDA is encoded by the coding sequence ATGGCCTGGCTTTCCAGCAAGAAGGACGCCAAGATAGTGGGCGTCCTGAAGTCCGCACAGCGGGAGGACGACCGTCGCAATAATGACCTCTGGCTGGCGTTGCGGACAGCTTTCGACGAGATTCAGGAGAAGAAAAGCACCAGCCAAAGTTTCAACAAGCTGTATGCAAACGCATACGCCATGGTGACTCGGAACGAAGGGGAGCGTCTCTACCGCGGACTGTGCAAAGCCGTGACGGACCACCTCACCACCAAAGTGCGCCCCCTCGTGTTGGCTAAAGTTGGTGACGGCTTCTTGCAGACACTCAATAAGGCCTGGGAGGACCACCAGACGAGCATGGCATTAATTAACGACATCGTAAAGTACATGGACCGCGTATACGCGCCTCAGAGCAACGCTGACAGCGTGAAAAAAATGGGCATGTTGCTCTTCCGCGATGAGGTGGCGCGCTACGCCGACGTGCGCGACCACCTCCGCGAGACCATGCTCGGCTTGGTGAAGACAGAACGCGAAGGCAAACCAGTCGACAGGCTTTCTTTGAAGAAAACGTGCGAAATGTTGCTAGTCCTGGGACTCAACTCGAGGTCAGTGTATGAGGAAGACTTTGAGAAGCCCTTTCTAGCCGAGTCGGCTCGATTCTACGCTTTAAGGGGGCAACATTACATCAAAACGAAGCAGGTGTTCGAGTACATCGCCCAAGTGGAACAGCATATCAGCGAAGAGTCAGAGCGGGCGAAACAGTGCCTCGACGCGTCCACCGTGGTTCCAATCGTGCAGGTCGTAAAGAAAGAGCTCATCGGGAAGTATATGAAGGCTATCGCGGACATTGAGGACTCCGGTTTCGAACGAATGCTGAAGAACCGGATGACGGAGAACCTGGCCCAATTACTCCGGCTCGTGAAATATGTTCAGGGCGACGTTGACACGCTGCTCGATTGTATCAACAAGCATCTGCGCAGTCAAGGGGGATTTATCGGGAACGAGCAAGAAGACTCGGCGAGCCTAATACCAAAAGTGATGAACCTGGGAGACCGCTTTGACCACTTTCTAGAACGCTCTTTCAACGGTGATCAACTGGCCAAGCAGACAATAGCCACCGACTTTGAGTACGTACTCAGCTTGGCCAGCGATACGCGCAAACTGCCCATGCATCGGTCTGCGTTTGTAGACGGTATGATGCGACAAGGAATTAGGAACATGACAAAGCAGGAGATTGAGGAGTTGCTGGACAAAGTTATCGAGACATTTCGGTCCATGCAGGAGAAAGAACTTTGCAAGTGCTATTATAAGCAGCACCTGGCCAAACGGCTGCTGTTCAACAAGAGTGCCTCGGACGAAGCCAAGAGAACTATGGTCGCCAAGCTCAGGAGTGAATGTGGTTATCTGTTCAGCTCCAGGATTGAAGCCATGTTAAATGACAGGCGTATTTCTAACGACATGATGCAGCAATTCAAGGAAGCTTACGGAAATGACTTGGACGGAGTAGACATAAATGTGCACGTGCTTAAGACGAGCTTCTGGCACGCAGCAATGCAACATTTCCGCCGCCTCATGGAATGCTTTACAAACATTGAGACAGTTCTATCTGGCGAAGAACGACGGCCGACAACCCACCCTACAGCCACAGCTAGGCTGGGCGCTCATGAGCGCCGTCTTCTACAGGCCGGTAAAGAAGGGGCCATCTACGTCCCATACGGCATGCAGATCGACCGGCGAGCTTCAGTGAAGAACCTACACCCTCGAGGTGACGACGTACCAGACGTACGTGTTGATACTTTTCAGCGGACACGACGTGATATCGCACGAAGACATTGCCTCCGAGACGAACGTCCCCAAAACAAGCCCGGTTCGTGCACTGAATTCGCTCAGCACGGGCAAAGCCTCCGAGACGGTTCTTACCAGGACGCCTGA